From the genome of Thermostichus vulcanus str. 'Rupite', one region includes:
- the serS gene encoding serine--tRNA ligase, with product MLDLKLLRDHPEYVHQALRNRRATVDLDGILNLDRQRRQLETRRGSLQAESNSIGKKVGEIIRQGADPQGSEVAALRQRGVDLKAEIAQLEQQERQLEEQIQLQLLTLPNLPLPIVPIGQDESENREIRCWGDELKPTHSVLPHDEIAEKWGLLDFGRAVKVAQSRFVAMIGAGAALERALIAMMLDRHIEAGYTEVIPPFLVNSAALQGTGQLPKFAEDSFRCAEDDLWLIPTAEVPLTNLYRDEVIPAEQLPLYFCAYTPCFRREAGSYGRDTKGLIRLHQFQKVEMVKVTHPDQSEVEHEKLVQDAEAILQMLELPYRVVELCTGDLGFSAARCFDLEVWFPSQNQYREISSCSNCWDFQARRANLRCKETGQKGTQFVHTLNGSGLAVGRSLAALLENHQLPDGSIRIPKALQPFLSPRFLSKDGILIPTP from the coding sequence GTGCTGGATCTGAAGCTGCTGCGGGATCACCCCGAATATGTACACCAAGCTCTCCGAAACCGGCGAGCAACTGTGGATCTGGACGGGATCCTCAATTTGGATCGGCAACGGCGACAGTTGGAAACCCGGCGGGGATCCCTGCAAGCAGAAAGTAACAGCATCGGCAAAAAAGTGGGTGAGATCATCCGCCAAGGGGCGGATCCCCAGGGATCCGAGGTGGCAGCCCTGCGGCAGCGGGGGGTGGATCTCAAAGCTGAGATTGCTCAACTGGAGCAGCAGGAACGGCAGCTGGAGGAGCAGATTCAGTTGCAATTGCTCACGCTGCCCAATTTGCCCCTGCCCATCGTGCCCATCGGCCAAGATGAAAGCGAAAACCGGGAAATCCGTTGCTGGGGAGATGAGTTGAAGCCAACCCATAGCGTCTTACCCCATGATGAAATCGCTGAGAAATGGGGTTTACTGGACTTCGGTCGTGCTGTCAAGGTAGCCCAAAGCCGCTTTGTCGCCATGATCGGGGCGGGGGCAGCCCTGGAACGGGCCTTGATTGCCATGATGTTGGATCGCCATATTGAAGCCGGCTATACCGAGGTGATCCCCCCCTTTTTGGTCAACAGCGCTGCTCTGCAGGGAACTGGGCAGTTGCCCAAGTTTGCCGAAGATAGCTTTCGCTGTGCAGAGGATGATCTTTGGTTGATCCCGACGGCGGAAGTTCCCCTCACCAACCTGTACCGGGACGAAGTGATTCCCGCCGAGCAACTGCCCCTTTATTTCTGTGCCTATACCCCCTGCTTTCGCCGCGAGGCCGGTAGCTATGGCCGCGATACCAAGGGCCTAATCCGGTTGCACCAGTTCCAAAAGGTGGAGATGGTCAAGGTGACCCACCCGGATCAATCGGAAGTGGAGCACGAGAAGCTGGTACAGGATGCCGAGGCCATTTTACAGATGCTGGAGTTGCCCTACCGCGTTGTGGAGCTGTGCACGGGGGACTTGGGATTTTCAGCAGCGCGTTGCTTCGATCTGGAAGTGTGGTTCCCCTCCCAAAATCAGTACCGCGAAATCTCCAGTTGCTCCAATTGCTGGGATTTTCAGGCCCGACGGGCCAATTTGCGCTGCAAAGAAACCGGCCAAAAGGGAACTCAGTTTGTCCATACCCTGAATGGTTCTGGGCTGGCGGTGGGAAGATCGTTGGCGGCTCTGTTGGAAAATCACCAGCTGCCGGATGGCTCGATTCGCATTCCCAAGGCATTGCAGCCTTTCTTAAGCCCCCGCTTTCTCTCAAAGGACGGAATCCTGATCCCAACCCCCTGA